In Methanofollis aquaemaris, the genomic window TGTCCCCAATTTCATTTTTTAATTCATTGAATCCTTTTTTTACTGATTGAAATGGATCTCCGAGTGTTTTGAGATATCGGTAGGACAGAATCTCGTTGTACGGGTTCATGAGCACAAGATTGGTGCTGGTCGATCCGACGTCTATGCCCAGGTAGCAGTCGCTTTTTTCGCTTTTTTCACCGAATGGTTTGCAAAGATGTTTTCTTTTGCTGTCTCCATCGCCGAAGGCGTTGAGTGCCGGCAGTTCATCTTCCCCGGTATCGATGATGGATCTGTCATCCGCACTATCCAGGATATCCAGGATGTCTTTATAGCGGAGCCGGAGATGATCGTTTTTTGCAACTCTCGCTGCACCCACGGCTGCGGTATTCCCACATTTTTCGCAGACAACCAGTTCATGTTCTCTTAAATTGAGGACATCTTTAACCGCGCCAACAATGGCGTCGTTATAGGCTACTCCTCCTGTCAGCATGATGGGTTTTTCAAGGGGGAATTTTTTAATGACCGTTCCGCGATAATTCCTTATGAGGGCATACGCAAGTCCCAGAAGAATATCTTCTATCGGGACTCCTTCTTGCTGGTGATGAATGATGTCGGTTTTTGCAAAAACGCTGCATCTTCCGGCAATCCTTGGGATAAATATTGCATTTGCGGCATATGATGAATAGTCTTCAATATCAAGATTGAGTCTTGATGTTTGTTCTTCCAGAAAAGATCCTGTTCCTGCCGAACAGCTGGAATTCATTGAAATTTGAATGGTTGATCTGTTGTCCTTGTTCAGTCCTGTGATGTATTTTGCACTCTCTCCACCGATTTCGATGATAGATTTTATGGTGTCCTGTATGGTGAGGCATCCCTCTACCAGTGCCAGGACGTCGTTTATGTGCTGAATAGTCCAATTTCTGGTTGTGAATTTGCTTTCACTCCCGGTCACCGCTCCGGTCGTTATATTGTCGAGATTATATTTTCGTGGGATTTTTTTCAGGATTTTTTTCAGGGTTTCTTTGATTTTTCCTTTGTGCAGGATGTAATCGGTGTAAACGATTGCGTTTGAGTCATTGAGCAGTGCGATTTTCACTGATGAGTAGCCGATATCAATTCCTAAACTATATACCGGATTGAATTCGGTGATCTCACACAGGTGGTGGCTGTCTTCATCTTTTATTACGATTTCCGACATTTTTTCGAGCATTTTACATCTCCTCTCTGCGTTTGACGTATAGGGGATCGTCAATAGTTAATTCTCAAACTGTATATTTTCAAACAGTTCACAATCAAACTGTGAAGGATAGGTCCATTGTTAGGGGCATAAATAGATTTGCCGAACAAAATTTGATTTTCTGGCGTTTCTGGAACTTTTCCGATCGATGGAGGGTTTTCGTCTCCCTAGATTCAAGGCGCAATTGGCCCATCTTTCTTTTGTCGAGAATACTCTGGTTCTTATCTTATTTCTCCTTGAGATTTCCTGACCGATGCGGTTTATGGAAGGGCACCCCTCTCTCCGGGACGCGAGGTCGCAAAGAGCACGATCGTGTTGATGCAGCGCCTTCTCAATGAGTTCTTCACCCCCGAGGAGTGCGAGATGGTGGAGAGGGCGCGGCGGGCACGTGTGGAGACGCAGTATTATGTTGCCGGTGATGTCTCCGGGACATACGCTGAGAGGCTTGCACAACAGGTCCCGCGATTTCTGGTGAAGTGCAGGGGCATTGTCGACGGGTTGAACGAGAGGGAGGTGCAGGCACTGCGCGAGAGATATCGTGTGTTGATCGAGGAGAGCGGGGAACGGCAGTGAGGATGAGTGGGGGCGGCCCCTCTCTTCTCTATGAGCATATCCCAAAAGTCCAGAGTTCGATCAATCAGCTGGATCAGGACTTTTTTTCAGCCATTCTTCTGTCTTCCCTGCTTCAATCGCCATCTCGGGATTTTCATAGGCAACGTCCCCGGCGTGATTGATGGAGGAAGGCAAAACCGGTCAGACTTGCCGCCCACAGAGAGAATAAAGCATGTTCCCTCACTCTCTCCTGCCGGGGGGAGACCCCCCGGACCCCCCACGACGAAGATAGGGGCGGGGCGGCAGCAATCTCTTGAACGACGCCGTGCTTCATAGACCTCTTACTCTCACATAGAACGGCCAGGGAGTTTTGGGATGACCTCTATGAAAGGATTTAGAGATGACCTCACGGTATATTTTTCATCATCCCCGTATTCCGCATCCAGAGATAATACGGCAGGAAGAACGGCCAGAAGAGGAGAACCCAGATCGCCCACGACTGAGGTTTCCATGTTCTGATCTCCCTGAGTTGCTCGGGTTCCGCCTCTTTTCCGGCACCGATCGCTCTCGCGTCAAAATAGACGACCAATGCACTGAGAACCGCCAACACGGTCATGAGAACGGTGGCGACACCTCTCCCGCCGAGATTCAAGATTGCCGTCGTCAACAGTCCGGCAAGCAGGATCATGAGCACCACGCCTGGCCTATCCAGCCAGGATTCGGTTCCGGAGGCATCGCCGGTCATCGGATGTCCTCCCGCATGAACCTGACCCACGCCACCCCGAAGAAGGCCGCAGGCATCGCGAGCAGGGCGATGACGTTGCAGGCGATGCCTTGCATCTCGCCGCCAGGCCGACAGACAACATTCTGGACCGCCTGATAGTTGCCGGTCGGAGAGATAAGCGTGACGATATCGGTGATCATCTGTTTCTGCGTCATGTATCGTCTCGACGCCTTCTCATAGGCTTCGAGATCTTCGCTTTCTATCGTGTCGCCGGATGTTACCCCGACTCTTGTGTAGGTCGAAGAACTCTGCTGGTATGCGTAGGTGGAGGTGCCGGGAAGGTCGGGGGGATCGCCGAAGATGGCCGAGTATACCGGGCCGAACGTGAAGATCGGGATGAACGAAGAGAGGACGATCATCACGATCAGAGCATACAGCAGGGCGCTCCCGCTGTCCTTCGAGACCGCCGACATCAACAGGGAGAGTGAGAAGAACGTGAACATCAGGAGGAACGAAACCACACCAGAGATCAGTATGCGTACCATCTCTTCGTGGTCCGGGACAAGTCCGAAGATGCTCATGATCGCAAGGGAGACAATCAGGACGATCCCCATCGCGAGGGCGATCGCTCCCAACCCGCCGAGGGCCTTGCCGTTGATCACTTCGTCCCGGTATATCGGATGGGATAGCAGAATTTTCAGAGTTTTGTTCTCTTTTTCCCGGGTCACCAGGTCGAAGCCCATGGCGATCCCGAGCACCACGCCGATACTGGCGGTCAGGATCCCCATCTGATAATAAACCGAGAGGATGGATGGTTTCATGCCGGCAAGATCGCCGTCGACCGTAAGGTCTTCGCTCTGGGTAATCGTCTGGACCGCATTGTAATCGGCGATATCCTTGCTATACTGCACAACTCCGGCAATCATGCCGACAGCGGCGATGACGACCAGGATCCCGAGGAGGAGATGAAACCGCCTGCTCCGGATATGATCTGAAAATTCCTTTTTTGCTATGATACGCAGCCCGTTTGCAGTCATGGTTCCTGGATTTCTGTGCAATTGAGCGGCCCATATAGATTCTGTCACAAAGTGTTACCCATCAGGGATGAACCTCGGGCTCAAGCATATTGGATGAAAATTATCAGGTGTCTCTGGATTGAGCATGGATCCTTGCTTTCTTCTTTAGAGCAGGACACCACGTGGGAACGCCATCATTGCCACCCCCTGCCTCTCCTCGTCGTGAGGGTATGGGGAGTCTTTCCCCGGCGCGAGAGTGTGGTGAAGATTTTACGATCGGGGTGGCCTCTCAGATTGAGATGCCTTCCCCCATGAATCGCACCGGGGGCTCCGCCGCCTATCTTCTTCGGGGGTCAGCCATCCTCCCGGAGTGATATCCATCCTTGGGGTGGGAAGGCACACTATTGAGAGATGATCCATCTCTCACCCTGCTCATAGCGTAGTGAGCCTGTACGCGCATCCATCCCTGTGATCACAGAGAAGGTATCAGGGCCAGGGTCACTTATTGGGGATTTCATTCACTGCGAAATCTTGCTGTCTGGATTTCTGAGTAGTCGTGTGATCCATATGAGGGGTGGCACGCCGGATCATCACACTTCTCTTCATGGGAGAGGATAGGCAGTAGGACAGATTTCTGAAAGGTATTATCTCAACCACTGTGTTCTTTACCAGTCCTGGGCATTCTCACGCTTCCCTCCCGACCCGATGGAAATCTATAAATATGTTCATAGTACTTTCATTCTATTGTAGTAGAATATCGAGAACACTCGCAATCGATCCCGGGCTACAAAGGAGCCGTACACATGGCGATCAAGTTGTTTGACTCTGAATTGAAGGTCATGGATGTCCTCTGGAAAGAGGGAGATACCACTGCAAAACAGATTGCAGAAATCTTGAATGAGCAGGTGGACTGGAGCAAGACGACTACCTATACGGTCATCAAAAAGTGCGTGGATAAAGGAGCGATTCAAAGGAGCGACCCGCACTTTGTGTGTCACCCGCGTATCACGCGAGAAGAAGCACAGGAGTTTGAAACAAATGAACTCATTGTGAAGATGTACG contains:
- a CDS encoding ABC transporter permease; this encodes MTANGLRIIAKKEFSDHIRSRRFHLLLGILVVIAAVGMIAGVVQYSKDIADYNAVQTITQSEDLTVDGDLAGMKPSILSVYYQMGILTASIGVVLGIAMGFDLVTREKENKTLKILLSHPIYRDEVINGKALGGLGAIALAMGIVLIVSLAIMSIFGLVPDHEEMVRILISGVVSFLLMFTFFSLSLLMSAVSKDSGSALLYALIVMIVLSSFIPIFTFGPVYSAIFGDPPDLPGTSTYAYQQSSSTYTRVGVTSGDTIESEDLEAYEKASRRYMTQKQMITDIVTLISPTGNYQAVQNVVCRPGGEMQGIACNVIALLAMPAAFFGVAWVRFMREDIR
- a CDS encoding BlaI/MecI/CopY family transcriptional regulator translates to MAIKLFDSELKVMDVLWKEGDTTAKQIAEILNEQVDWSKTTTYTVIKKCVDKGAIQRSDPHFVCHPRITREEAQEFETNELIVKMYDGAADQLVASILGRKDLSRDEIERLKQIVNSLE